The Candidatus Methylacidiphilales bacterium DNA segment CAGGGCGAAGTGTTGTTAAAAGATATTATTAAACACGATGAGAAACCAGGTGATTTGGCATTTCTTCTGATGCATCTGAAGTACAGGAAAACACAGGAAGAATATGATGTGTTGAAGAGTCTGCTGAAAGAGAGAAACTCAGAGGAGATTGTGGTTATACCTGTGATGCATGCGCTTACGCACTTTCAAAATTCCAAATGCGAAGATGCTGCTGTCGACACGCTGATTGAATACGCAACCATTGAGGAAGAACCTGATAAATATCCCAAAATTGACCAGTTTGGTCGGGCGCTCAGATATAAAACCGTTTCATTGGGTATTCTTTCACAATTTAATACTCCAAAGGCCTACAATTACTTTAGCCCGGATGTTTCACACGCTTCTAAAAACCTCAGCAAAGTGTCCTGCTCCAAAGTCTGGCAGGAACTGGGGTGCAGGAACATCCGGGTTACATAGCCTGCATAGGCCCAGTACGTATCTTTCCGCTGTTACGTCCCGGCGCTAACAGGTTGACCATTGAAATGAGTATGAAATATGCAGGTTAGATCAAAAATTATTACGGCGCCTAAAAGAGATGAAAAACTCGCGCTATTGCGGTGTCTTTACTATGGCAATAAAGACATGTATTCGAAGCTGAAGGGGGATGGTGAATTTAAAAAATTGGGACTGGTTGATTGGTTGGGCCGAATCAAGAATTAGCGCGAACATCTTTTGGTAAAAGAAAAAGATGGAGAGGATCTGTAGGACCCGGTTCAAAGTCGTACTTCAGATACCATGCCCGTGCGCCTTCATCTTTGGCATGAACCAGCAGGGCCCGAATACCCGCAATGTCCGCAGCTTGAACAGTGCGTAAAAGGGCGTCTTTTAGCAATCCCTTGCCGATGCCGGTTCTTTGTTCGGAGCGGTCAACAGCCAGGCGGGCGAGTAACATGACGGGAACAGGATGCCGCGGAAGGCCCTTGCTTACTCGTTGAGGAGCTGTTTCGAACATAACAGAACCCACGGCCAAACTGTAATATCCGACGACCCGCAGACCACGGCAAGCCACATAGGTCATGGAACTTCCGTTTCGTTGGTTGAGCAGGGCAAAGCGTTTTAAAAAACAATTAAGGGGTTCCTTACCGCAATCAAAACTGTCTGTCTCATGGGTGGGCAGGAGTTTCTCAATGGGACGCATAGGTTCGGAAGCGGAGGACACAGACAATCCTAATCAAAAACGCCTTTACTCGTCAGAAGCTCTTTAAGCCGGGGTTTGCACTTTACCGGGCGATCCAAAATGGACTGAAATTTCTTCCATTGTTGGCTGTCCAAAGTAAATAAACGGCGATCGGCCAATGCCTGCTCCGCCGCTGCCAACCCATTTTCGATGAGGTAATCGCTCAAATTTTTATGGCTGGCGCGGGCAGCCTCTTGCAGGATGTGCTTGACCGACGCATTGGCGCGGATATCAATTCGTTCGGTCTTCTGGCGTACAGCCACTGGCATAAAATGGATCTCCTATTTACATTTCACACCATACACACAATGGCCGTACAGTTCAAGCCCTACATTGAAGCAATTCATTGCACCGAGAATCCGGTGGTTTTGTTATCCGACATGGCGCGACCGGCGAGATAGCCGGTTGTCCAGGCGTTTTGGAAATTAAAGCCGCCGGTGATTCCATCGATGTCCAAAATTTCACCGGCAAAGTATAGCCCGGGGCAAATGCGGCTTTGCATGGTCTTGAAATCCACTTCCTTCAGTGAAATTCCGCCGCAAGTCACAAACTCCTCCTTGTTCAAACTCTTGCCCAGGACCTGAAATTCCGAGCCTGACAATTCACATATCAGCGCCTGCAGTTCTTCCCGCTTCAGTTCGGACCATTTCCGCTCCTCTGGAATACCGGCATGAATCGCCAGCCGCGCCCAAAGTCGTTGCGGAATTTGAAATGCGGACCCAAGACCGACGGCTCTGCCGCCCTGGCGAAGTCTGTGTTGCTGTAATCGCTTTTCGATTTCAACCGGCTTGAGTCCTGCGGCCCAATGGATCTTCACGGCAAATTTATAATCCAGATCATGCAGCTCACGCGCGGCCCATGCTGAAAGTTTCAAGACAGCAGGGCCGCTCAAACCCCAATGCGTAATCAAGACCGGCCCGGCAACTTTTGCTTTGTTCCCATCGAATGAAACCACAGCATCCGAAACCGAGACCCCGGCCAGATATTTCAGACGCGCATCCTCGATTTGAAACGTGAAAAGCGATGGCACTCCGGGATTCAGCGCGTGTCCCAGCGAGGCAGCGACTTCGCCCCCCTTTGGCGCTCGAATCCCTCCTGTTGCGAGCAGAAGACAATCGCAGTCCAATGTTTCCTGGTTTGAAAGTTCAAGATGAAAACCGCCGTCAGTTTTCCGTGTGACCGTGTGCAACTCGCAATTCGTGCGTACAGAAATTCCGTATTTGCGCGCCTGTTCCAGCAGGCAATCGATCACCGTCTGCGATGAATCGGTGATGGGAAACATGCGTCCGTCTTTTTCGGTTTTGAGCCTGACTCCATGTTCCTCAAACCACGCCACGGTGTCGGACGCCTGCCAGCGGCTGAAAGGCCCGATCAGCTCGCGATGTCCGCGGGGATAATTTTCAACCAGCAGTTTTGGCTCAAAACAGTGGTGAGTTACATTGCAACGCCCGCCTCCCGAGATTTTAACTTTCGTCAGGACATGGGCGGTGGCTTCAAGGATGGTGATCTGCGTCCCGGGATTATGCTCCGCGCAAATAATGGCGGCAAAAAAGCCGGCTGCCCCGCCTCCTGCAACAACCATATGCCTGGTGGGATTCATGGTTCTAAGCGGAGGTCATTCGATTGGATATGTTGTGTGATGTTGCAAAACGCGACAGCGTTCCGCCGCGGCGGACGAGGAGTCCCGCTATTGGGCGGGCGACGTGGCAATCCAGAGATGCATGGATCGCCACGGCCCAGAATGGGCCTCGCGATGACGAAGGCTGTATCCATATCTGGTGGGA contains these protein-coding regions:
- a CDS encoding GNAT family N-acetyltransferase, whose amino-acid sequence is MRPIEKLLPTHETDSFDCGKEPLNCFLKRFALLNQRNGSSMTYVACRGLRVVGYYSLAVGSVMFETAPQRVSKGLPRHPVPVMLLARLAVDRSEQRTGIGKGLLKDALLRTVQAADIAGIRALLVHAKDEGARAWYLKYDFEPGPTDPLHLFLLPKDVRANS
- a CDS encoding NAD(P)/FAD-dependent oxidoreductase → MNPTRHMVVAGGGAAGFFAAIICAEHNPGTQITILEATAHVLTKVKISGGGRCNVTHHCFEPKLLVENYPRGHRELIGPFSRWQASDTVAWFEEHGVRLKTEKDGRMFPITDSSQTVIDCLLEQARKYGISVRTNCELHTVTRKTDGGFHLELSNQETLDCDCLLLATGGIRAPKGGEVAASLGHALNPGVPSLFTFQIEDARLKYLAGVSVSDAVVSFDGNKAKVAGPVLITHWGLSGPAVLKLSAWAARELHDLDYKFAVKIHWAAGLKPVEIEKRLQQHRLRQGGRAVGLGSAFQIPQRLWARLAIHAGIPEERKWSELKREELQALICELSGSEFQVLGKSLNKEEFVTCGGISLKEVDFKTMQSRICPGLYFAGEILDIDGITGGFNFQNAWTTGYLAGRAMSDNKTTGFSVQ
- a CDS encoding DUF1778 domain-containing protein encodes the protein MPVAVRQKTERIDIRANASVKHILQEAARASHKNLSDYLIENGLAAAEQALADRRLFTLDSQQWKKFQSILDRPVKCKPRLKELLTSKGVFD